The genomic window ATTTTTTTTGCAGGTTCTTCCTCAGAGGTAATAACAAGACCTCCAGTAAGTCTTTCTAACTATAGTAGGGGGTTAGTATTCTGCACTGAGCTGCTTGATTATAGTAACTTTTcgtttgtgcaaaaatattaatttcatatGCCCTTCTTGTTCAAAGTTATACCTTATgctcaaaattaattaaaagaactCACACATGTAAAACAACAACCCGAGTCAAATAGGACATCTAATATACAATACTCTCTTCTGTGAAGAATTCAGCAAGCTTAAAATATCTTGAATgaacagagaaagagcagagaaggaagacccaagagggaaaaaaattcctattttttttgGACAGCCTGCTCCTCCCAATGGAGAAGGGGAACAATTACAATAGATGGAGGCATACTTTTTACTACCAGGACTATgtgttcatttaattttcttagatatcaatctttgttacaagagacttTTCAATTGGGATAGATATGGAGTCTTTAAGAATAgctagtaatttttaaaaaagaatcaaaaatatagttttaaaaagaacTATGGGGATAACTGAGGCTGTTTGTAAAATCTAAACATGCAAGATAGATGTCAATTAAGATGGAGTGCCAAATTAAAATAAGTATGTGCAAACAATGTCAAGGATGAATTCCATTCTATGGTCAAGCCAGAAGTCCAAATGGAATTTTAACTTTTCATGAAGTGGTTGGTGTTAAGTAGACAATGAAAATGTCTCTTCTCATCTGCCTTATTTTCCCATGGGTTAAAATCCCCATTTTATTTTGAGGATGAAAAATAGACTTTAAGGAGTCATCTATTATATGTAATTGCTTCAAGTAATAAATTGGAATGCCTTTCGGTCTGTCTAATCAGTGGAATAGGAATCTTCCATTCGTTAAATAATATGCAGCTCACGTCACTTTAGTTCACTTTACTTCAACACGTTAGGTTGTGAGTGTGTTAGGTGTATCCAGGTGTGTTTTAGTTTCTGTGAAGGCAGATAGAAAGCACAGGTAACACTGTGGTACTCTGTAGAAAGCAGggtaaatttagagtcagaagaactgagttcaaatgccttGTGTCTCTGCAGGTCACATTCCTCATGTACAATGAATTCTTCTCAAGTCTTTCCAACCCTTAAGTCTAGCTTTCAAGTAGTTTGAAATCTGCCTGGGATGGCAAGGCATCTACCTGTGAGTTGGTTAAATCACTAAACCAAATGATACAATACATTCTCAGCACAAAACTGAGTTGAAGAGACCAAGATTACTCTAATAAATCAAGAACAGTGAGATGAACTGTAGCTGGAGAGATGTGAGAAGGCTTCAGGTGGGATGGGAGACTTAGCCAGTCTCTCAAAGATAGACAGTATTTGGAGGTTCAAAATCCTGTGTTGAAAGATAGTCTTTCTTTTCAAGTTAAAACTCCAAATCCAAAGGATTTctgattcatttcttttcttttagaaaagacaAGCTTGGATCTGAATCCAGAAGTACCATTAGCTTGGTTCCTCACACTCCTGTTGCTTTTGTTCAAAGCCAAGAGATGTCTTGATATCTCTATGGACTGTTATCTTTATTGTGGTCCTCAAGCCCCAGGCTTCTTTATCCTTGATGTCTGATCCAAACTgcatgtctttctgattctgacaGATTGAATGTAGTATGTATATGAAACGACCACCATATTTGTGCACCAAAGAGTCCAATCCTATCTGTGCCTCAGATGGTCAAACACATGGAAATGTATGTATGTTTTGTAATGCACTGAGGTAAGTTTGCAAAGTTAACATGGCATCTATTCTTAAATATCACAGACATTCCCAGGAGTCAATGAAAATGCATGCTGTCActtcatttcaattcattttaattcagcaagccatttcatttttttaataatctaagaaagtttttattttattttgtgtcaaTTGCAAGTAAACACAATTAACAGGtattttctgtaatttttaagttaaaattttctttttttgtccccaAAATGTTGAATGTTTTCACTTGTCAACCACTAGATTACTATTG from Notamacropus eugenii isolate mMacEug1 chromosome 1, mMacEug1.pri_v2, whole genome shotgun sequence includes these protein-coding regions:
- the LOC140518698 gene encoding ovomucoid-like isoform X2: MASCRLKKKALLGLFIFTLTVYSGSSSEIECSMYMKRPPYLCTKESNPICASDGQTHGNVCMFCNALREDKSLQFVRFGHCP
- the LOC140518698 gene encoding ovomucoid-like isoform X1; the protein is MASCRLKKKALLGLFIFTLTVYSGSSSEVITRPPIECSMYMKRPPYLCTKESNPICASDGQTHGNVCMFCNALREDKSLQFVRFGHCP